In Pelosinus sp. UFO1, one genomic interval encodes:
- a CDS encoding RNB domain-containing ribonuclease, whose protein sequence is MSNTKEVQDRSRLQQIARQAMIDRRLLPDFSVQAIDQLNGMDSNISKFEESTQDLRNLLWCSIDNDDSNDLDQLTTAIEMSEGATKIYIAIADVDAFVKKSSAIDDHAKHNATSVYTAAQIFPMLPEKISTDITSLNYEEDRFALVVEIIIAEDGSMQSSQIYKAIVRNHAKLAYNSVAAWLEGSGPMPEAISAVNGLAENILLQNQVAKKLKALRHMHGALDFETIKARPVFHEDKIKDLEVEKRNSAKDIIEDFMIAANSVTAQYLTAKNFPSIRRVVRKPKRWERIVELAGELNFILPKEPDSKALDQFLVLSKAADPLHFPDLSLSIIKLLGPGEYVVELPGEDSIGHFGLAVKDYAHSTAPNRRYPDLITQRLLKAAIAGNSIPYENDELVTLAKHCTEAENAAQKVERQVEKSAAAILLESRIGETFDAIITGASDKGTWVRLLHPPIEGRLQGNFEGEDIGLRLRVQLIRVDVERGYIDFKKVR, encoded by the coding sequence ATGAGTAATACAAAAGAAGTACAAGACCGTTCTAGGTTGCAGCAAATTGCACGACAGGCTATGATAGACCGGAGACTCCTTCCGGATTTTTCTGTTCAGGCAATTGACCAGCTTAACGGAATGGATAGTAATATTTCTAAATTTGAAGAGTCGACACAAGATCTTAGAAATCTTTTGTGGTGTTCCATCGACAATGATGATTCAAACGATTTGGATCAGCTTACCACTGCGATAGAGATGTCAGAGGGAGCTACAAAGATTTATATTGCGATTGCGGATGTTGATGCCTTCGTCAAGAAGTCCTCTGCAATTGATGATCATGCAAAGCATAATGCTACTTCGGTCTATACCGCTGCGCAGATATTCCCCATGTTACCTGAGAAAATCTCGACAGATATTACCTCTCTTAATTATGAAGAAGATCGCTTTGCCCTCGTTGTTGAGATAATCATTGCCGAGGATGGATCGATGCAAAGTTCGCAGATTTATAAAGCCATAGTCCGTAATCACGCAAAGCTTGCATATAATAGTGTTGCGGCTTGGCTCGAAGGTAGTGGACCTATGCCTGAGGCAATTAGTGCAGTTAATGGCCTTGCAGAAAACATTTTACTGCAAAATCAAGTGGCAAAAAAGCTAAAGGCCCTCAGGCACATGCATGGGGCGCTTGATTTTGAAACGATAAAAGCTCGCCCTGTTTTTCACGAAGATAAGATCAAAGACTTAGAAGTAGAAAAACGGAACAGTGCCAAAGATATAATTGAGGATTTCATGATTGCGGCTAACAGCGTAACCGCGCAATACCTCACAGCTAAAAATTTTCCGTCAATACGACGCGTTGTTCGCAAGCCCAAACGATGGGAACGGATCGTTGAGCTTGCCGGGGAGTTAAACTTCATACTACCTAAGGAGCCCGACTCAAAGGCATTAGATCAATTTCTGGTGTTATCAAAAGCCGCCGATCCGCTTCATTTTCCCGATCTTTCTCTTAGCATTATCAAGTTATTAGGACCTGGTGAATATGTCGTAGAGCTTCCAGGCGAAGATTCTATTGGACACTTTGGTCTCGCGGTTAAAGATTATGCTCATTCCACAGCACCGAACCGCCGGTATCCAGATTTAATTACCCAACGATTACTGAAGGCAGCGATAGCAGGAAATTCTATTCCTTATGAAAATGATGAACTTGTAACGCTGGCAAAGCACTGCACGGAAGCTGAGAATGCAGCGCAGAAAGTGGAACGGCAGGTTGAAAAATCCGCCGCTGCCATTCTTCTGGAATCCAGGATTGGAGAAACCTTTGATGCGATTATCACTGGAGCATCTGATAAGGGGACGTGGGTTCGTCTGCTGCACCCTCCTATTGAAGGGCGATTACAGGGTAACTTTGAAGGTGAGGATATTGGTCTTAGGCTTCGCGTACAGCTAATTCGCGTTGATGTAGAACGGGGTTATATTGACTTTAAAAAGGTAAGATAA
- a CDS encoding SpoVR family protein, which yields MSDYSINKLEDWNEKIEKLVIAAGLDCYEQHFEICSYEDMLCYEAYLGIPSHYPHWSFGKAYDRQKSLYQYNVVGLPYELVINSDPCIAYLMKDNTLLTQILTMAHVYGHNDFFKNNRLFKRDTRANIEVDMFKTHANRIREYIQDPSIGPDKVERILNAAHGLKFQVSRNGEGKQPDKVQRNLEANQPVPERLQGDLLAYLAERGNLTEWERDLINIVRRESIYFIPQIETKIMNEGWASYWHYQLMNQLDLPQGLHLEFLKLHNLVICPHKGRINPYFVGFKIFEYLDKQPGGREKIMSIRAEDRDQSFIRRHLNQQLCEELQLFSYGIQDDNIVVTEVSNEDGWRAVRDNLANSVGLGSIPVIQPSSVENGTLILEHIYDSRELELKHAQETIKYVVDLWGGKVDLRTKIDNDIRIISCSEAKIVTVHS from the coding sequence ATGTCAGACTATAGCATAAACAAATTAGAGGATTGGAATGAAAAAATCGAGAAATTGGTTATAGCTGCAGGACTCGACTGTTATGAGCAACACTTTGAAATTTGCAGTTATGAAGATATGCTGTGCTATGAGGCATATTTAGGTATCCCCTCCCATTATCCACACTGGAGCTTTGGTAAAGCCTACGATAGACAAAAAAGTCTTTATCAATATAACGTTGTTGGCTTACCTTACGAATTAGTGATTAATTCCGATCCTTGTATTGCCTATCTTATGAAAGATAATACATTGCTGACTCAAATCTTAACAATGGCCCATGTATACGGACATAATGATTTTTTTAAAAATAATCGTTTATTCAAGCGTGATACACGAGCTAATATAGAAGTTGATATGTTTAAAACCCATGCCAATCGTATACGAGAATACATACAAGACCCAAGTATTGGACCAGACAAGGTAGAACGAATTTTGAATGCTGCCCACGGACTTAAATTTCAAGTGAGCCGCAATGGGGAAGGAAAACAACCTGATAAGGTACAACGTAACTTAGAGGCAAATCAACCTGTACCTGAAAGGCTGCAAGGTGACTTATTAGCTTATCTAGCCGAGAGAGGCAATTTGACTGAATGGGAACGTGATTTGATCAATATCGTCCGAAGAGAATCCATTTATTTTATTCCTCAAATAGAAACCAAGATTATGAATGAGGGATGGGCCAGCTATTGGCATTATCAGTTGATGAATCAGCTCGACTTACCCCAAGGTCTCCACCTGGAATTTTTGAAACTTCATAATTTGGTAATCTGTCCTCACAAAGGGAGGATTAATCCCTATTTTGTAGGATTTAAAATCTTTGAATACTTGGATAAACAACCCGGCGGGCGGGAAAAAATTATGTCGATACGAGCTGAGGATCGTGATCAGTCTTTTATACGCCGGCATTTGAACCAACAATTGTGCGAAGAGCTACAATTATTCTCCTATGGTATTCAAGATGACAATATTGTCGTTACAGAAGTATCTAATGAAGATGGTTGGAGAGCCGTGCGAGATAATCTGGCTAATTCTGTTGGTTTAGGTAGTATACCAGTAATCCAGCCCTCATCAGTAGAAAATGGCACCTTAATTTTGGAGCATATCTACGATAGTCGGGAATTAGAGTTAAAACACGCTCAAGAAACTATCAAATATGTTGTTGATCTTTGGGGCGGAAAAGTAGATTTGCGAACAAAGATAGATAATGACATTAGAATTATCAGTTGTAGTGAAGCTAAAATAGTGACTGTACATAGCTAA
- a CDS encoding redoxin domain-containing protein, which produces MRLIAVGDSAPDFVVKDNNEKDIRLSDYRGKKVLLSWHPLAWTPVCAKQMKALEVNFEKFKEANTIPLGFSVDSSPCKKAWSSELNITNVSLPADFWPHGKVAQDYGLFLDKDGFSQRANVLIDENGKVTWVKVYPLEELPDINEVLNILGNPQALK; this is translated from the coding sequence ATGAGACTTATTGCAGTGGGAGATTCGGCACCAGACTTTGTTGTAAAAGATAATAACGAAAAGGACATACGCCTATCAGACTATAGAGGAAAAAAGGTGCTACTCTCCTGGCATCCCCTTGCTTGGACACCAGTTTGTGCTAAACAAATGAAAGCACTGGAAGTTAATTTTGAAAAATTCAAAGAGGCCAACACCATTCCCCTAGGGTTTAGTGTCGACTCCTCGCCGTGTAAAAAAGCCTGGTCAAGTGAGCTTAATATTACGAATGTCAGCCTCCCTGCGGACTTCTGGCCACACGGAAAGGTTGCCCAAGATTATGGTCTTTTTCTTGATAAAGACGGATTTTCTCAACGTGCCAATGTTCTCATTGATGAAAATGGTAAAGTCACATGGGTGAAAGTTTATCCTCTGGAGGAGTTGCCTGATATAAATGAAGTCTTAAACATTTTGGGCAATCCGCAAGCTTTAAAATAA
- a CDS encoding 6-phosphofructokinase — protein MKTIAVLTGGGDCPGLNAVIRAVYKTAHSNGIEVYGVKNGFKGLVEDDLSILGPESVSGILPRGGTILGTTNRDNPFKYQCIDHGELVYKDMSRQVLFNLKQRDIEALIVIGGDGTLKIASKIAELGFPVVGVPKSIDNDLPKTERTFGFDTAVSIATEALDRLHTTAESHHRVMILEVMGRYAGWIALHSGIAGGADCIIIPEIPFKWDSIIEKIKLRQQKGTLFSIIVVAEGAKPINGNLSVARIVNNCPETIRLGGISDKIAHELENLLPVECRSTVLGHLQRGGSPTAYDRVLSTRYGEAAVNAIINKNFKTMVALQNNEIVSVNLIDVVGIPYLVPTTHDLIKTGRSLGISFGD, from the coding sequence TTGAAGACAATTGCAGTATTAACTGGTGGTGGGGATTGCCCGGGATTAAATGCAGTAATAAGGGCAGTTTATAAGACTGCACATTCAAATGGGATAGAGGTCTATGGGGTGAAAAATGGGTTTAAAGGTTTAGTTGAGGATGACCTATCTATACTTGGTCCTGAAAGCGTTTCTGGTATATTACCTCGTGGAGGAACAATATTAGGGACTACAAATAGAGATAATCCTTTTAAATATCAGTGCATCGACCACGGCGAACTTGTTTACAAGGATATGTCACGGCAAGTTTTATTTAATCTTAAACAACGAGATATAGAAGCCTTAATTGTAATTGGTGGTGATGGGACACTTAAGATTGCAAGTAAAATTGCAGAATTAGGATTTCCCGTAGTTGGTGTTCCAAAGTCAATTGATAATGACTTACCTAAAACAGAGAGAACCTTCGGCTTCGATACAGCCGTTAGCATCGCGACAGAAGCGTTAGATCGATTGCATACAACTGCCGAATCCCATCATAGGGTAATGATCCTAGAAGTAATGGGACGCTATGCAGGGTGGATTGCTCTTCATAGTGGTATAGCTGGTGGAGCGGATTGCATTATAATTCCTGAGATTCCTTTTAAGTGGGATTCCATTATTGAGAAAATTAAGTTACGACAGCAGAAAGGAACTTTGTTCAGCATTATTGTAGTGGCCGAAGGAGCTAAACCTATTAATGGGAATTTATCCGTAGCAAGGATAGTAAATAATTGTCCTGAAACAATACGATTAGGTGGCATAAGTGATAAAATTGCTCACGAGTTAGAAAATTTACTGCCAGTGGAATGTAGATCTACAGTATTAGGCCATCTTCAACGTGGTGGTAGTCCGACTGCGTATGATAGGGTATTGTCTACCCGATACGGTGAGGCTGCAGTAAATGCAATCATTAATAAAAATTTCAAGACAATGGTGGCATTACAAAATAACGAAATTGTCTCAGTTAATTTAATTGATGTAGTTGGAATCCCCTATTTAGTTCCAACTACACATGATTTGATTAAAACTGGACGATCTCTGGGAATTTCTTTTGGTGACTAA
- the thpR gene encoding RNA 2',3'-cyclic phosphodiesterase: MRLFIGIELPEQIIAELHSLQNLLRKKVRRGRFPSKHNLHLTLQFLGETSENRIEDIIRLLQTVAKVNSPFKLSFNAHLGSFGHKNPVRVVWVGVKGEMEVLLQLQTSIVGRMQELGFPAETRGYHPHVTLARDVDFIDKDFLLDQEEGEFDIGQLSCFNIDHFCLLSSNVEQGKRIYNIVETFKLIDTDTK; encoded by the coding sequence ATGAGATTGTTCATAGGAATAGAGCTCCCAGAACAGATTATTGCCGAACTTCACTCCCTACAAAATCTACTAAGGAAAAAGGTGCGAAGAGGGCGCTTTCCATCGAAACATAACTTACATCTTACATTACAGTTTTTAGGGGAAACATCTGAAAACAGAATCGAAGACATTATACGTTTGTTACAGACAGTAGCGAAAGTGAATTCCCCATTTAAGTTATCATTCAATGCACACCTAGGTTCTTTTGGACATAAGAATCCAGTACGTGTAGTTTGGGTAGGAGTAAAGGGAGAGATGGAAGTACTGTTACAGCTTCAAACCAGTATTGTAGGACGTATGCAAGAGTTAGGGTTTCCAGCTGAGACTCGTGGCTATCATCCACATGTTACCTTAGCCCGTGATGTTGACTTTATCGACAAGGACTTCTTGTTGGATCAAGAGGAAGGAGAGTTTGATATTGGGCAACTTTCCTGTTTCAATATAGATCATTTTTGTTTACTATCGAGCAATGTAGAGCAGGGAAAGCGTATATATAATATAGTAGAGACATTTAAGTTGATAGACACAGATACGAAGTGA
- the yhbH gene encoding sporulation protein YhbH — MAIFKDRDMSQSDRSAWDRKRHRQLVEESIKKNLGDIIAEESIIGQSKDKKIKIPIKGIKEYQFIYGKNTGGTGTGTGGEQKGQVLGKANGQQEAGLGQPGNDPGEDVYETEVTIEELTNYLFEDLQLPDIERKKFALIESEYKFKRSGFQRKGISPRLNKKRSTIQKLKRTQMNKRDPQDSEAEPIPDRIPFHEDDLRYSRIKKDVRKHSNAIIICIMDTSGSMDQTKKYLARSFYFLLYQFVRWKYEHVEVAFIAHTTEAHEVNEDDFFHRGETGGTYISSGYTKALEIIEQRYNPSIWNIYTFHCSDGDNWSEDNSKAVDLVKQLCNISNLFGYCEINTNKMYASSISKEYEKHLNLDNFVIVTMNSKADIWPAFRKILDKESTPGGNS; from the coding sequence GTGGCTATTTTTAAAGATAGGGATATGAGTCAGTCCGACCGTTCAGCGTGGGACCGGAAACGCCACCGGCAATTGGTGGAAGAGAGCATAAAAAAGAATTTGGGCGATATTATCGCCGAAGAAAGTATTATTGGGCAAAGTAAGGATAAAAAAATTAAAATTCCCATTAAGGGTATTAAAGAATATCAATTTATTTACGGGAAAAATACTGGCGGTACGGGTACAGGGACTGGCGGGGAACAAAAAGGTCAGGTCCTCGGTAAGGCCAACGGGCAGCAAGAAGCAGGACTGGGGCAACCAGGCAATGACCCTGGTGAGGATGTTTATGAAACGGAAGTTACAATAGAAGAACTTACAAATTATCTTTTCGAAGACTTACAGTTACCGGATATAGAGCGGAAAAAGTTCGCCCTGATCGAATCAGAATACAAGTTTAAACGCTCAGGATTTCAACGCAAGGGCATCTCGCCACGCTTAAATAAAAAAAGATCAACCATCCAAAAACTTAAGAGAACACAAATGAATAAACGAGACCCTCAGGACAGCGAGGCAGAGCCTATACCTGATCGCATACCATTTCATGAGGATGATCTGCGGTATAGCCGAATTAAAAAAGATGTTCGTAAACATTCAAATGCTATCATTATTTGCATTATGGACACCTCTGGATCGATGGATCAAACTAAAAAATATCTGGCCCGTAGTTTTTATTTTCTACTGTACCAATTCGTTCGCTGGAAGTATGAGCATGTCGAGGTTGCCTTTATAGCCCATACGACGGAAGCCCACGAAGTGAACGAAGATGACTTCTTCCACCGTGGCGAGACAGGCGGAACGTACATTAGCAGTGGATATACCAAAGCTCTAGAAATTATTGAACAACGATATAATCCAAGCATTTGGAACATTTATACATTTCATTGCTCCGACGGTGACAATTGGAGTGAAGATAATAGTAAAGCTGTTGACTTGGTAAAGCAGCTATGTAACATCAGCAATCTATTTGGGTATTGCGAAATTAATACCAATAAGATGTATGCCAGCTCTATAAGCAAAGAATATGAGAAGCACCTCAATCTAGATAATTTTGTTATAGTAACTATGAATAGTAAGGCAGATATTTGGCCAGCATTTAGGAAAATTTTAGATAAGGAATCTACTCCCGGGGGGAATAGCTGA
- a CDS encoding PhoH family protein: MKKYYVIDTNVLLHSPNALYAFNEHTVVIPEVVIEELDRFKRESTERGANSRHVSRIIDNMRTQGNLLEGVPLNDNGGTLILESNHTATNMPIYWEKDKADNRILQVCKGLVESGQQAVLVSRDTNMRVKSSILKIQAEDFRNDKVSSIEEQYTGRIIVYTSSDVINAFHEDDNRWIDPDKLYIFDNQAGILIPATFITNQFLLIKSTDNDRHTALGRFDGKKVIHLQYQNRNPFGVVPKNVGQIFMQECLMMSADEAPLVILKGISGTAKTFYSLAVGLYNYMECRPKQYQHILICRPNSMLDEGIGFLPGTEAEKIEPYMRAIKDNLFTLMSGSSSMEDRDVLQTEDTVNMLFEKRIIQTEALAYQRGRSLQKYWVIFDEMQNATPRQSKAVLTRPGLGTKIILLGDPAQIDNPLLDSQSNGLSYASEKMMGSKLCFQVTMLPEECERSPLAAEAAMRL; this comes from the coding sequence TTGAAAAAATATTATGTCATAGACACTAATGTTTTGCTGCACTCACCGAATGCTCTATACGCTTTTAATGAACATACAGTGGTAATTCCCGAAGTTGTTATTGAAGAACTAGATCGATTTAAGCGAGAATCAACAGAACGAGGTGCTAACAGTCGCCACGTTAGCCGCATTATTGATAATATGCGTACCCAAGGTAATCTGTTAGAAGGAGTACCTTTAAACGACAATGGCGGAACTCTTATTCTAGAGTCCAATCATACAGCTACGAATATGCCTATTTATTGGGAGAAGGATAAAGCCGACAATCGTATTCTACAAGTTTGTAAGGGACTGGTCGAGAGCGGTCAACAGGCTGTTTTGGTGAGCCGCGATACCAATATGCGTGTCAAGTCATCCATCCTGAAAATTCAGGCTGAGGATTTTCGTAATGATAAAGTTTCAAGCATTGAGGAGCAATATACTGGTCGTATAATTGTTTATACCTCTAGTGACGTAATCAATGCTTTCCATGAAGATGACAATCGGTGGATAGATCCTGATAAACTATATATTTTCGATAATCAGGCAGGTATATTAATTCCTGCCACTTTTATTACCAATCAATTTCTGCTAATAAAGTCAACAGATAATGACCGCCATACCGCGCTAGGCAGATTTGACGGTAAAAAAGTAATTCACTTACAATATCAAAATCGTAATCCTTTTGGAGTAGTTCCTAAAAATGTGGGTCAAATTTTCATGCAAGAATGCCTCATGATGAGTGCCGATGAGGCACCTCTAGTTATTTTAAAAGGAATTTCAGGAACTGCTAAGACGTTTTATTCCTTAGCAGTAGGACTTTACAACTATATGGAATGCCGCCCAAAACAATATCAACATATTCTTATCTGTCGTCCAAATTCAATGCTAGACGAGGGCATAGGCTTCCTTCCTGGAACAGAGGCTGAAAAAATCGAACCCTACATGCGAGCTATTAAAGATAATTTATTTACATTAATGTCAGGAAGTTCTTCTATGGAAGATAGAGACGTGCTGCAAACGGAAGATACGGTTAACATGCTCTTTGAGAAACGTATCATTCAAACAGAAGCATTAGCATATCAACGAGGTCGGTCACTACAAAAATATTGGGTCATCTTCGATGAGATGCAAAATGCTACTCCGCGCCAATCCAAGGCCGTACTCACTCGCCCTGGTCTCGGTACTAAAATAATTTTACTTGGAGATCCAGCGCAAATTGATAATCCTTTACTGGATAGCCAATCCAACGGTTTAAGCTATGCCAGTGAAAAAATGATGGGATCAAAATTATGTTTTCAAGTAACTATGTTACCTGAAGAGTGTGAACGGTCTCCCTTAGCGGCTGAAGCTGCGATGAGGTTATAA
- a CDS encoding methyl-accepting chemotaxis protein, producing the protein MSTKVITTAGDQLVAQEILTAVQAVLGPSIEGKAYTLSGLPDHQQADLFVCISSRKDEVAKFVPEGKIVGIQMVPENRFFIDLAKLPKGQRVTIFNNSMSYAKTLIQYCLDMTIDHIVFEVIAYDEISSEEMVSALEKAELIVGVDAIVGSKGVLMTQYKQHIRPGARVIACKRVTNVSSACELMRSLTLLNQRQLASNVSDNSNKLASQIQEITSITDTMANTIKDEIQAFSTLSSQMAQGVGKIRSVQDLSIQLEKSTKNVGNIVDSIKHISSQTNLLALNATIEAARVGEVGRGFAVVAREVGKLAAESQKSTETIRKVITEIQEVVAQIAPSLDAVSNELSSNQSIFLEVTENAKSGNQSVLKIFNALGNISNMTDKLLDSVVELNTAD; encoded by the coding sequence ATGAGTACTAAAGTTATTACTACTGCAGGTGATCAATTAGTCGCACAAGAAATCCTAACTGCAGTGCAAGCTGTATTAGGACCATCGATAGAAGGCAAAGCATATACCCTAAGTGGTTTGCCGGATCACCAACAAGCTGACCTGTTTGTCTGTATCTCATCGAGAAAGGATGAGGTAGCTAAATTTGTTCCTGAGGGAAAGATAGTTGGAATCCAGATGGTTCCTGAAAATCGATTTTTCATTGATTTGGCTAAGCTACCCAAAGGTCAACGGGTTACCATATTTAATAATAGTATGAGCTACGCAAAGACACTAATACAATATTGTTTAGATATGACCATTGACCACATTGTATTTGAGGTCATCGCCTATGATGAAATATCCTCCGAAGAGATGGTAAGTGCGCTAGAAAAGGCAGAGCTTATTGTTGGTGTTGACGCGATTGTTGGCTCAAAGGGGGTATTGATGACTCAATATAAACAGCATATTCGTCCTGGGGCAAGGGTTATAGCTTGTAAGCGAGTCACCAATGTAAGTTCTGCTTGTGAATTGATGAGATCACTAACCTTACTTAATCAGCGTCAATTAGCATCGAACGTATCTGATAACTCTAACAAGCTAGCCTCGCAAATCCAAGAGATCACCTCAATAACAGATACAATGGCAAACACTATCAAAGACGAAATCCAAGCATTCAGCACCCTCAGCAGCCAGATGGCTCAAGGGGTTGGCAAAATAAGAAGTGTCCAAGATCTTTCCATACAGCTGGAGAAATCAACTAAGAATGTCGGTAATATCGTTGACTCCATTAAACACATTTCCTCACAGACCAATCTGTTAGCATTAAATGCGACGATAGAGGCTGCAAGGGTAGGGGAAGTTGGGCGCGGGTTCGCAGTTGTGGCTAGAGAGGTAGGTAAATTAGCTGCTGAAAGCCAAAAATCAACGGAAACAATCCGCAAAGTTATCACTGAAATTCAGGAAGTCGTAGCGCAGATCGCCCCTTCTTTAGATGCTGTGTCTAATGAGCTGAGCAGTAATCAGAGCATTTTTCTAGAGGTAACGGAGAATGCTAAGTCCGGTAATCAATCTGTTTTGAAGATTTTTAACGCATTAGGGAATATCAGCAATATGACGGATAAGCTGTTGGATTCTGTCGTAGAGCTGAATACAGCAGACTAG
- a CDS encoding PrkA family serine protein kinase translates to MSNFDDLIKKDREAKKHQQFSGSLLDYLDVVKENPKVSILAHQRMYELLIANGVKTIKTEEYPRLKRIYGNDVLKRYIYFENDFFGIDKTIMKIMRYFHSAGMKGEESRQVLYFVGPVGAGKSSILEALKRALEMSPPIYVIKDCPMREEPLHLIPKHLRPKFEQLLGVKIEGDLCPICRYRLKNEYHGEFERFPITTSEFSTRARKGIGMVPPVDPNNQDTSVLIGSVDISKMDLYAEDDPRVLSLNGAFNVGNRGLVEFIEVFKNDVEYLHNMITATQEKSITSPGKGSMIYFDGIILAHSNEAEWNKFKSDHTNEAILDRIVKIEVPYCLELDEEVKIYQKILKNSNFDAHIAPHTIEMASMFAILTRLTPSTKADPLTKLKIYNGEEIVENGSTKKLDIFELRDEANREGMTGISTRFIMKAIDVALSESENNCINPISILDNLIKAVKEMVIAEDDKKRYLGFLQDTIKKEYHKILEKEITRAFIHGYREQAESLFNNYLDHAEAFANSTKIKDKNTGEELEPDIKFLQSIEEQIGVFNASARGFRQDVTAYMFSVLRNGGTIDYQSYEPLKEAIEKKLTAAVKELSRIITKARVRDGEQDSKYNVMEEEMKCNGYCDHCCNVILKYAANNLWKD, encoded by the coding sequence ATGAGTAATTTTGATGACTTGATAAAAAAGGATCGGGAGGCAAAAAAGCATCAGCAGTTTAGTGGTTCGCTTCTTGATTATCTAGATGTCGTTAAGGAAAATCCCAAGGTATCTATATTAGCACATCAACGAATGTATGAACTATTGATTGCGAATGGTGTGAAAACAATCAAGACTGAGGAATACCCCCGGTTGAAACGAATTTACGGTAATGATGTATTGAAGCGTTATATATATTTTGAAAACGATTTTTTTGGTATCGACAAAACAATTATGAAAATTATGCGTTATTTCCATTCGGCTGGCATGAAGGGGGAAGAATCTCGCCAAGTGCTATATTTTGTTGGGCCAGTTGGAGCGGGTAAATCTTCTATCTTGGAAGCGTTAAAGCGGGCTCTGGAAATGAGTCCTCCTATTTATGTAATTAAAGATTGTCCAATGCGTGAAGAGCCATTACATCTAATTCCTAAACATCTCAGACCTAAATTTGAGCAATTATTAGGAGTAAAAATTGAGGGTGATCTTTGTCCGATTTGTCGATATCGTTTAAAAAATGAATATCATGGTGAGTTTGAACGTTTTCCCATAACAACCTCTGAATTCTCCACTCGAGCCCGTAAAGGAATTGGCATGGTGCCGCCAGTTGACCCGAATAACCAAGATACATCGGTGCTCATTGGGTCTGTTGATATTTCTAAAATGGATCTTTATGCTGAAGATGATCCTAGGGTATTATCGCTAAACGGGGCGTTTAATGTAGGCAATCGAGGTTTGGTTGAATTTATTGAGGTTTTTAAAAATGATGTTGAGTATTTGCATAATATGATTACTGCTACACAAGAAAAGTCGATAACCTCCCCGGGCAAAGGATCAATGATTTACTTTGATGGCATTATTTTAGCCCACTCGAATGAAGCGGAATGGAATAAATTTAAATCAGATCATACAAATGAAGCTATTTTAGATCGGATTGTTAAAATTGAGGTTCCTTATTGTCTAGAGTTGGATGAAGAAGTTAAGATTTACCAAAAGATTTTAAAAAATAGTAATTTTGATGCTCATATTGCCCCACACACCATTGAAATGGCATCCATGTTTGCAATATTAACTCGGTTAACACCATCAACTAAGGCTGATCCATTAACAAAGTTGAAAATATATAATGGCGAGGAAATCGTCGAAAACGGCTCAACTAAAAAATTAGATATTTTCGAGCTGCGGGATGAAGCAAATCGAGAGGGTATGACTGGTATCTCTACTCGTTTTATTATGAAAGCGATCGATGTGGCGTTATCTGAATCAGAGAATAATTGTATCAACCCGATCAGTATTCTAGATAATCTAATTAAGGCCGTTAAGGAAATGGTCATTGCAGAGGATGATAAAAAACGGTATTTAGGTTTTTTGCAAGATACAATAAAAAAGGAATATCACAAAATCCTCGAAAAAGAAATCACACGGGCTTTTATACACGGCTATCGCGAACAGGCTGAAAGTTTGTTTAATAATTATTTAGATCATGCTGAAGCGTTTGCTAACTCAACTAAGATCAAAGATAAAAATACTGGAGAGGAATTAGAACCTGACATCAAGTTCCTTCAGTCCATAGAGGAACAAATTGGTGTTTTCAATGCATCAGCTCGTGGTTTTCGCCAGGATGTTACTGCTTATATGTTCTCGGTATTACGTAATGGAGGCACAATTGATTACCAGAGCTATGAACCATTAAAAGAAGCCATTGAGAAGAAATTAACGGCTGCAGTGAAAGAATTATCTCGTATTATCACCAAGGCCAGGGTGCGGGACGGTGAACAAGATTCCAAGTATAATGTCATGGAAGAAGAAATGAAATGTAACGGTTATTGTGATCATTGCTGTAATGTCATCTTAAAATATGCGGCCAATAATCTTTGGAAGGACTAA